One window of the Triticum dicoccoides isolate Atlit2015 ecotype Zavitan chromosome 3B, WEW_v2.0, whole genome shotgun sequence genome contains the following:
- the LOC119274608 gene encoding DNA damage-binding protein 2-like, with product MAAPARARFVHNRSRRRADEDDSDDEDQRRQDASSSSSDDDGGEEEEEEMEVEGSDEEEEEAVADEPAARESPAAAGRGGRKGPITISLKKVCKVCKKTGHEAGFKGAVYIDCPMKPCFLCKMPGHTTLTCPHRVAMEHGVIPAPRRNTNTSLDYVFQSQVKGKISMVKPRFLVPNQLECGNIKFHQRRVTCLEFHPTRNNVLLSGDKKGLLGIWDYVKLHEKITYDSVHSCILNSMKFDTANDGVLYTASSDGTISSTDLDTGIGAPLLNLNPDGWSGPSTWRMIYGMDLNTEKGLLLVADSFGFLYLLDRRSKERIGQPILIHKKGSKVTGLHCNPAQPEVLLSSGNDHFARIWDTRKLDPKSALASLAHGRVVNSGYFSPRSGNKIMTTCQDNRIRVWDYIFGNLESPSREIVHSHDFNRHLTPFKAEWDPKDYSETVAVIGRYISENYNGVALHPIDFIDTSTGKLLAEVMDPDITTISPVNKLHPQDDILATGSSRSIFIWKPKNDVDDPTEERTSQKVKEYVYGSGSRKKPNGKHDNSSDDDSDGGGGKSKKAKKTRFTHTAKGKGKSKA from the exons ATGGCCGCCCCCGCCCGCGCCCGCTTTGTCcacaaccgcagccgccgccgcgccgacgaGGACGACTCCGACGACGAGGACCAGCGGCGGCAGGacgcctcctcctcgtcctctgacGACGACggcggggaagaggaagaggaggagatggaggtcgAGGGttccgatgaggaggaggaggaggcggtcgcCGACGAGCCAGCGGCCAGGGAGTCCCCCGCGGCAGCGGGGAGGGGCGGCAGGAAGGGCCCGATTACCATCAGCCTCAAGAAAGTCTGCAAG GTGTGCAAGAagacggggcacgaggcagggttTAAGGGCGCGGTGTACATCGATTGCCCCATGAAGCCTTGCTTCCTATGCAAGATGCCAG GTCATACGACCTTGACTTGCCCACACAGGGTAGCAATGGAGCATGGTGTTATCCCAGCCCCTAGAAGGAACACAAACACTTCACTGGATTACGTCTTTCAGAGTCAAGTGAAAGGAAAGATCTCCATG GTTAAGCCTCGGTTTCTAGTACCTAACCAATTGGAGTGTGGTAACATAAAATTTCACCAAAGACGTGTGACCTGCCTGGAATTTCATCCAACTAGGAACAATGTGCTTTTATCAGGAGACAAG AAAGGGCTACTAGGCATCTGGGATTATGTTAAGTTGCATGAGAAGATTACTTATGATTCTGTGCACTCCTGCATTCTGAACAGTATGAA GTTTGACACTGCCAATGATGGAGTGCTATACACAGCTTCTTCTGATGGGACTATCAGCAGCACAGACTTAGACACTGGAATTGGTGCGCCCTTGTTAAATCTAAACCCAGATGGTTGGAGT GGTCCAAGCACTTGGCGCATGATATATGGGATGGACTTAAACACCGAGAAAGGTCTTCTTTTGGTGGCGGATAGTTTTGGGTTTCTATACTT ATTGGATAGACGGTCGAAGGAAAGAATCGGGCAACCAATTCTTATACATAAAAAAGGTAGCAAGGTAACTGGCCTTCATTGCAACCCTGCACAACCTGAAGTTCTTCTGAGCAGCGGGAATGATCACTTT GCCCGTATTTGGGATACAAGGAAACTTGATCCCAAGTCCGCTCTTGCCAGCCTTGCTCATGGACGGGTTGTTAATTCAGGATATTTTTCTCCACGAAGTGGGAATAAGATCATGACAACATGTCAGGACAATCGAATTCGTGTTTGGGATTATATTTTTGGTAATCTGGAATCCCCAAGTAGAGAAATTGTTCACAGCCATGATTTCAATCGCCACTTGACTCCCTTCAAAGCGGAGTGGGATCCAAAG GATTACTCAGAAACAGTTGCAGTTATTGGTCGTTACATAAGTGAAAACTACAATGGGGTTGCTCTACATCCCATTGATTTCATAGACACAAGCACTGGGAAGCTTCTGGCTGAGGTGATGGACCCCGACATAACCACTATCAGCCCAGTGAACAAGCTACATCCTCAAGACGATATCCTAGCCACAGGAAGCTCAAG GTCCATTTTCATTTGGAAACCAAAGAACGACGTCGACGATCCCACGGAAGAGAGGACCAGCCAGAAGGTCAAGGAATATGTATACGGGTCAGGTTCGCGGAAGAAACCAAATGGCAAGCACGACAACAGTAGTGATGACGACTCGGATGGTGGTGGTGGAAAGAGCAAGAAGGCGAAGAAGACTCGCTTCACTCATACGGCAAAGGGAAAGGGCAAATCCAAAGCTTGA
- the LOC119274609 gene encoding protein root UVB sensitive 5-like, whose protein sequence is MLAVGGRFQGGAPPWRRPRPRSRLASPPASSSGAGDSEKARPLLVERYRDGAAKRYLLDGDSKLQVRWEKHDESSVNTVEDEKANSSIPRAVSDFVLPAGFPESVSDDYLQYMLLQFPTNVTGWICHTLVTSSLLKAVGVGSFTGTSAAAAAAAIRWVSKDGIGAFGRLLIGGRFGTLFDDDPKKWRMYADFIGSAGSIFDLTTPLYPGYFLPLASLGNLAKAVGRGFRDPSNRVIQNHFAKSGNIGEIAAKEEVWEVGAQLVGLSIGVLILDTPGIQSSYLTLTLTWLGVRLLHLWFRYQSLVVLKFRTVNLKRARILVRSHVANHTVPGYVACNEGENILTWERFLQPRISFGVPMERMLGGEESTHMDMVNMLLKLYKNEKYILCVEQLGSEEATYLVTFKEAATSMSVLRSLWQAHWLHQNRLKQDGVVAWLEESLTALEDGFADFIKQMEGAGWDQSQIFLKVPKEPVLVLEHLDQEV, encoded by the exons ATGCTCGCCGTCGGCGGCCGCTTCCAGGGCGGAGCTCCCCCATGGCGACGGCCCCGGCCACGCTCGCGCCTGGCGTCGCCGCCGGCCTCCAGCAGCGGCGCCGGCGACTCCGA AAAGGCCAGGCCTTTGCTCGTGGAGAGATACCGGGACGGCGCCGCCAAGAG GTATCTGTTGGACGGCGACTCTAAGCTGCAAGTTCGTTGGGAGAAGCATGATGAATCTTCGGTGAACACTGTCGAAGATGAAAAGGCGAATTCTTCGATTCCCCGGGCTGTTAGTGATTTTGTACTTCCAGCAGGGTTTCCAG AATCTGTTTCGGATGATTACCTGCAGTACATGCTATTGCAATTCCCAACAAACGTGACAGGATGGATCTGTCACACGTTAGTTACATCAAGTCTTCTGAAG GCTGTAGGTGTTGGGTCCTTTACAGGAACTTCAgcagctgctgctgccgctgctatcAG ATGGGTATCAAAAGATGGCATAGGAGCTTTCGGACGTCTTCTTATTG GTGGACGATTTGGAACACTTTTTGATGATGACCCAAAGAAGTGGCGGATGTATGCTGATTTCATTGGGAGCGCTGGAAG CATCTTTGATCTCACCACTCCTCTCTATCCTGGCTACTTCCTCCCACTTGCATCATTGGGGAATCTTGCAAAG GCTGTTGGAAGAGGATTTAGAGATCCTTCCAATCGCGTTATCCAAAATCACTTCGCAAAATCGGGAAATATAGGGGAGATTGCTGCAAAg GAGGAAGTATGGGAAGTAGGAGCTCAGCTGGTAGGCCTTTCTATCGGTGTACTTATTCTG GACACGCCAGGTATACAGTCTTCATATTTAACTCTTACTCTGACATGGCTGGGTGTTCGTCTTCTGCATCTTTGGTTTCGCTACCAGTCCCTAGTAGTTCTCAAGTTCCGCACA GTTAACCTAAAACGCGCTCGGATTCTTGTGAGGTCACATGTTGCAAATCATACAGTTCCTG GCTATGTTGCTTGCAATGAGGGGGAGAATATCTTAACATGGGAGAGATTCTTGCAACCCCGAATTTCTTTTGGTGTGCCCATGGAGAGGATGCTCGGTGGAGAGGAATCCACTCACATGGACATG GTGAATATGCTGCTGAAGCTATACAAGAATGAGAAGTACATCCTCTGTGTTGAGCAGCTTGGGTCAGAAGAGGCAACATACCTGGTTACATTCAAG GAGGCGGCAACGAGCATGTCGGTCCTAAGGAGCCTATGGCAAGCCCACTGGCTTCACCAAAATCGGCTGAAGCAGGACGGCGTTGTCGCCTGGCTAGAAGAGAGCCTTACTGCATTGGAGGATGGATTTGCTGACTTCATCAAACAGATGGAGGGAGCTGGCTGGGATCAAAGCCAAATCTTCTTGAAGGTGCCAAAAGAACCTGTCTTGGTGTTGGAACACCTTGACCAGGAGGTGTGA